A genomic region of Leptotrichia hofstadii contains the following coding sequences:
- the pta gene encoding phosphate acetyltransferase, whose translation MNTLANELKEKAKKLNKTIILPETEDERVLRATEKIINEGIAKIALVGDEKKLKEKAAELGVSLEGAIFYNPDSCATIDAMSELLRKRREKKGMTLETAKATLMSDPRYFAAMLVHQGRVDGMVAGSASPTAHVLRAAIHIIGPKEGLKTVSSSFIMITNTPEFGDNGTLVYSDGGVIPSPTAMQLADIAISAAEKARFTAGIKEPKVAFLSFSTKGSADGVSVSKVREAIEILKVRNVDFEFDGELQLDAAIIPEVAAAKAPGSKVAGQANVLIFPDLDSGNIGYKLTQRLAKAKALGPLIQGLARPVHDLSRGCSVEDIVEVVAITAVESEM comes from the coding sequence ATGAACACATTAGCAAATGAATTAAAAGAAAAAGCAAAAAAACTGAACAAGACAATCATTTTACCTGAAACAGAAGATGAAAGAGTTTTGCGGGCAACAGAAAAAATCATTAATGAAGGAATCGCAAAAATAGCGCTGGTCGGAGATGAGAAAAAGTTAAAGGAAAAAGCGGCTGAACTGGGGGTTTCGTTGGAAGGAGCGATTTTCTATAATCCTGATTCGTGTGCAACAATTGACGCTATGTCGGAACTTTTGAGAAAAAGAAGAGAGAAAAAAGGTATGACATTAGAAACTGCAAAAGCAACACTTATGTCAGATCCAAGATATTTTGCGGCAATGCTTGTACATCAAGGAAGAGTTGACGGAATGGTAGCAGGTTCGGCTTCACCAACAGCCCATGTTTTAAGAGCGGCAATTCACATAATTGGACCAAAGGAAGGACTGAAGACAGTATCGAGTTCTTTTATTATGATAACAAATACGCCTGAATTTGGAGATAACGGAACTCTTGTGTATTCTGATGGTGGGGTAATACCTAGTCCTACTGCTATGCAGCTTGCTGATATTGCTATTTCTGCAGCAGAAAAAGCTAGATTTACTGCTGGAATAAAAGAGCCTAAAGTGGCATTTCTATCATTTTCTACAAAGGGAAGTGCAGATGGAGTGTCTGTAAGCAAAGTTAGAGAAGCTATCGAAATTTTAAAAGTTAGAAATGTTGATTTTGAATTTGATGGGGAATTACAGCTGGATGCCGCGATTATTCCTGAAGTAGCTGCTGCAAAAGCGCCTGGCTCAAAAGTGGCAGGACAGGCAAATGTATTGATTTTCCCTGACTTAGATTCAGGAAATATCGGTTATAAATTAACACAGAGATTGGCTAAGGCAAAAGCATTAGGGCCTTTAATTCAAGGATTGGCACGTCCAGTTCACGATCTTTCAAGAGGATGCAGCGTGGAAGATATTGTGGAAGTCGTGGCAATTACTGCCGTTGAATCAGAAATGTAA
- the ftsY gene encoding signal recognition particle-docking protein FtsY translates to MLKNFFKFGKKKKDEDQKDTLENQIEKEIEESQSEIDKIKAETEKEIKETAEEILGKNRKKSENKDKNLKIGKSENEIEKIEETSDEKIKSKPKLKPLKDRLATPKKGFFGKLKEMLLGKAIDDDLYEELEELLIQSDIGMNMTMQLVEELEKSVSRKKLKTSEQIYDELKELLKAKLIYNDESSTKLKLQDGKLNILLVVGVNGVGKTTSIGKIAKKLKDSGKKVIIGAGDTFRAAAIEQVEEWGKRTGVEVVKQAHGSDPAAVIFDTVKTAKNRGFDVAILDTAGRLHNKRDLMKELEKINKIIREQSGETDFETLLVIDSTTGQNGLEQARIFNEIVDLTGIILTKFDGTAKGGIIFPITEELKKPIKFIGVGEGIEDLREFDTKEFVEAMFD, encoded by the coding sequence ATGCTGAAAAATTTTTTTAAATTTGGAAAAAAGAAAAAAGATGAAGACCAGAAGGACACTTTGGAAAATCAAATAGAAAAAGAAATTGAGGAAAGCCAAAGTGAAATAGATAAAATTAAAGCTGAAACTGAAAAGGAAATAAAAGAAACAGCTGAAGAAATTTTGGGAAAAAATCGTAAAAAATCTGAAAATAAAGATAAAAATTTAAAAATAGGAAAAAGTGAAAATGAAATAGAAAAAATAGAAGAAACATCAGATGAAAAAATAAAAAGCAAACCTAAATTAAAGCCTTTAAAAGATAGGCTGGCAACTCCAAAAAAAGGATTTTTTGGAAAATTGAAGGAAATGCTTCTGGGTAAAGCTATAGATGATGATTTGTACGAAGAATTGGAAGAATTGCTTATTCAGTCAGATATTGGGATGAATATGACAATGCAGCTTGTGGAGGAGCTGGAAAAATCAGTTTCACGAAAAAAACTGAAAACGTCGGAGCAAATTTACGATGAATTAAAGGAATTGCTTAAAGCAAAACTTATTTACAATGATGAAAGCAGCACAAAATTAAAATTGCAGGATGGAAAGCTTAATATTCTTTTGGTTGTGGGAGTAAATGGTGTTGGAAAGACTACTTCTATTGGTAAAATTGCCAAAAAATTGAAGGATAGCGGGAAAAAGGTTATTATTGGGGCTGGAGATACGTTTAGAGCTGCTGCGATTGAGCAAGTTGAGGAATGGGGAAAACGGACTGGAGTGGAAGTTGTAAAGCAGGCACATGGGAGCGATCCTGCCGCTGTAATTTTTGATACAGTAAAAACTGCAAAAAATCGTGGATTTGATGTGGCAATACTGGATACGGCTGGAAGACTTCATAATAAACGTGATTTGATGAAGGAGCTTGAAAAAATAAATAAAATTATACGTGAACAGTCTGGAGAAACGGATTTTGAAACTTTACTTGTAATTGACAGCACAACTGGGCAGAATGGATTGGAACAGGCTAGAATATTTAATGAAATTGTAGATTTGACAGGAATTATTTTGACAAAATTTGACGGGACGGCAAAAGGAGGGATTATTTTCCCGATTACAGAAGAGCTGAAAAAACCGATTAAATTTATAGGTGTCGGAGAAGGAATCGAGGATTTGCGGGAATTTGATACAAAGGAATTTGTTGAAGCTATGTTTGATTAA
- a CDS encoding FtsZ/tubulin family protein: MDGVGIKVVGIGTVGNEVLNKMMKKEIAEVEFVGIDTNQGNLDKLNVGTKILVSEDLSEKVQSAFKSTDLVFILTEMSEKKNNEIACIVSEVVKTMGIFTVVVVATSINLNGGTEEIKKLEEVSDTVIVLPLKKLVEAYSSATFDKLFEKRDEIFIKNVEFITNLIKKQGIVNLDFDDVKIMLGNSGEGITAFGKGEGQDKVKLATEQIINSPFIKNLPKARKILLSITAGPDIGLTDLQEITMIINEKFGADQINILWGYIMDVELEDKIEVEMLITDFYK, from the coding sequence ATGGATGGTGTTGGAATAAAAGTTGTCGGAATCGGTACAGTGGGAAATGAGGTCTTGAATAAGATGATGAAAAAAGAGATTGCGGAAGTTGAATTTGTGGGAATTGACACAAATCAAGGGAATTTGGATAAACTGAATGTAGGAACAAAAATATTGGTTTCTGAAGATTTAAGTGAAAAAGTGCAGAGTGCATTCAAAAGTACAGATTTAGTATTTATTTTGACAGAAATGTCGGAAAAGAAAAATAACGAGATAGCCTGCATTGTTTCAGAAGTTGTAAAAACAATGGGAATATTCACAGTAGTTGTAGTTGCTACATCAATTAATTTAAATGGAGGAACTGAAGAAATCAAGAAATTAGAAGAAGTTTCTGATACTGTTATAGTTTTGCCTCTTAAAAAATTAGTGGAAGCATATTCTAGTGCAACTTTTGATAAATTATTTGAAAAAAGAGATGAAATTTTTATAAAAAATGTAGAATTTATAACAAATCTAATAAAAAAACAAGGTATAGTGAATCTTGATTTTGATGATGTAAAAATAATGCTAGGAAATTCAGGAGAAGGCATAACAGCATTTGGTAAAGGTGAAGGGCAGGATAAGGTAAAACTTGCTACAGAACAAATAATAAACAGCCCTTTTATAAAAAATCTTCCAAAAGCGAGAAAGATACTGTTAAGCATTACAGCAGGACCAGACATTGGATTAACGGATTTACAGGAAATAACTATGATTATAAATGAAAAATTTGGAGCAGACCAGATAAATATACTATGGGGATACATTATGGATGTTGAGCTTGAAGATAAAATTGAAGTGGAAATGCTGATAACGGATTTTTATAAATAA
- the tsaE gene encoding tRNA (adenosine(37)-N6)-threonylcarbamoyltransferase complex ATPase subunit type 1 TsaE: MKNKILTFDKIDKLAKKLAEKLKNGGCLGLIGDLGAGKTTFTKKICECYNVTENVKSPTFTYVIEYSSGDVPVYHFDVYRINDSEEIYEIGFEDYIGEDGSVVIIEWVDKILDEMPEDAVFVEINHYSDTAREVSVYTLKNDKKIDFEIE, translated from the coding sequence ATGAAAAATAAAATATTAACATTTGATAAGATAGATAAATTAGCAAAAAAATTAGCAGAAAAATTAAAAAATGGAGGCTGTCTAGGACTTATTGGAGATTTGGGAGCGGGGAAGACTACGTTTACTAAGAAGATTTGTGAATGTTACAATGTTACAGAGAATGTGAAAAGTCCGACTTTTACCTATGTTATTGAGTATAGCTCTGGAGATGTGCCTGTGTATCATTTTGATGTTTACAGGATTAATGATTCTGAGGAAATTTATGAGATTGGGTTTGAGGATTATATTGGGGAAGATGGAAGTGTTGTGATTATTGAGTGGGTGGACAAGATTTTGGATGAGATGCCTGAGGATGCGGTGTTTGTTGAGATAAATCATTATTCTGATACGGCTCGTGAAGTTTCTGTTTATACACTTAAAAATGATAAAAAAATAGATTTTGAAATAGAATAA
- the rfaE2 gene encoding D-glycero-beta-D-manno-heptose 1-phosphate adenylyltransferase: protein MRYEIVRLQKAGKKVVFTNGVFDILHVGHLTYLEEARNLGDILVVGVNSDASVKVNKGDKRPINSETNRAFVLLGTKFVDYTVIFNEKTPEKLLDILKPDIHVKGGDYKKEDLPETKVVEKNGGEVKILSFVDNISTTEIINKIIEVYKK from the coding sequence ATGAGATATGAAATAGTGAGATTGCAGAAGGCTGGGAAAAAGGTAGTTTTTACTAATGGAGTTTTTGATATTTTACATGTTGGGCATTTGACTTATCTGGAGGAAGCCAGAAATTTAGGCGATATTTTGGTTGTAGGTGTAAATAGCGATGCTTCAGTTAAAGTGAACAAGGGAGATAAAAGACCTATAAATAGTGAAACAAATAGAGCTTTTGTGCTTTTGGGTACAAAGTTTGTAGACTATACAGTAATTTTTAACGAAAAAACACCAGAAAAACTGCTGGATATTTTAAAGCCAGATATTCACGTAAAAGGCGGAGATTACAAAAAAGAAGACTTGCCAGAAACAAAAGTTGTTGAAAAAAATGGCGGAGAAGTAAAGATTTTATCCTTCGTGGATAACATTTCCACAACGGAGATTATTAATAAAATTATTGAAGTTTATAAAAAATAA
- a CDS encoding GNAT family N-acetyltransferase, translating to MSKIRSYRGKSVIREINVLDAKDIQEICKDELGYNVDINTVKTQIEKLSIDYEHHIIAVYEDKKTSKVVGFVHAEMYESLYSDIGLNILGLAVSSNFQGKGIGKKLMVFVEEYALNNNINFIRLNSGSHRLEAHKFYENIGYTCNKIQKRFIKIFR from the coding sequence ATGTCAAAAATTAGAAGTTATAGAGGTAAAAGTGTGATAAGAGAGATTAATGTACTAGATGCGAAGGATATACAAGAAATTTGTAAAGATGAGTTAGGATATAATGTTGATATTAATACTGTCAAGACGCAAATTGAAAAATTATCTATTGATTATGAACATCATATTATCGCAGTATATGAAGATAAAAAAACAAGTAAGGTTGTTGGTTTTGTTCATGCAGAGATGTATGAAAGTTTATACAGTGATATTGGATTAAATATATTAGGATTAGCAGTAAGTTCCAATTTTCAAGGCAAGGGTATAGGAAAAAAACTGATGGTTTTTGTTGAAGAGTATGCTTTAAACAATAATATTAATTTTATTAGATTAAATTCTGGTTCTCATCGTTTAGAAGCACATAAATTTTATGAAAATATTGGTTATACTTGTAATAAAATTCAAAAACGTTTTATAAAAATATTTCGATAA
- the tsaB gene encoding tRNA (adenosine(37)-N6)-threonylcarbamoyltransferase complex dimerization subunit type 1 TsaB, translating to MEKNMLIFAITTTTKLAGLSLYEKDKLLGEIHVEMAKTHSTTILEQIDSLLKWTGKKLDEIENVIVSIGPGSFTGVRIAISVVKGLFFGRNVNFYEVNELDALGFQGYYNLKTSLGNDEDVKIYSMIDSRKEKIYCAGYETLSENKLKLVKNYEVTKLDNVIDEIIENKGNNKKVYLIGDAVFNYKAKILDKLGNCLKIFEDKNLTINTMTFVQMLLDKNLENAGVVRKTDIFNLKPDYLEKSQAERDKK from the coding sequence ATGGAGAAAAATATGTTGATATTTGCGATAACGACTACAACTAAGCTGGCTGGATTGTCGCTTTATGAGAAAGATAAGCTGTTAGGGGAAATACATGTGGAAATGGCAAAAACACATTCTACTACGATTTTGGAGCAGATTGACAGCCTTTTGAAATGGACAGGGAAAAAGCTGGATGAAATTGAAAATGTAATTGTTTCGATAGGACCTGGTTCATTTACGGGTGTTAGAATAGCAATTTCAGTTGTAAAGGGGCTTTTTTTTGGACGGAATGTAAATTTTTATGAAGTGAATGAACTGGATGCACTTGGATTTCAGGGGTATTATAATTTGAAAACAAGTTTGGGAAATGATGAAGATGTGAAAATATATTCGATGATTGATTCGCGAAAGGAAAAGATTTATTGTGCGGGTTATGAAACTTTAAGTGAAAATAAACTAAAATTGGTAAAAAATTATGAAGTTACAAAACTTGACAATGTAATTGATGAAATAATTGAAAATAAGGGAAATAATAAAAAAGTTTATCTAATTGGGGACGCAGTTTTTAATTATAAGGCTAAGATATTGGATAAATTGGGAAATTGTTTAAAAATATTTGAAGATAAAAATTTGACAATTAATACGATGACATTTGTGCAGATGCTTTTAGATAAAAATTTGGAAAATGCTGGTGTGGTAAGAAAGACTGATATTTTTAATCTGAAACCAGATTATCTGGAAAAATCACAGGCGGAAAGGGATAAAAAATAA